The genomic stretch GAGGTAATTTTCCTTTTAAAGTTTCCTCAACAGTTTCAAGTGGATTTCCAGTACCTGTAACTCTTATTGCTTGGTATACATAAGCTCTTCCAGATAATGGATCTCTTATTGCTCCACCTAAACAAGTTGAAGCTCCACCAAATGGTTCTATTTCAGTTGGGTGGTTATGAGTTTCATTTTTAAACATCAATAACCATTTTTCAATAGCTTTCTTTCCTTCAAAATCTTCTACTTCAACATCTACATAGACAGAACAAGCATTATTTTCTTCTGAAACTTCTAAGTTATCTAACTTTCCTTCTTTCTTTAAATATTTTGCAACTATTGTCGCCATATCCATTAAAGAAACATCTCTTTTCTTCGATACATCTTCTTTTAATTTTAGATAATCATTAAACTCTTTTTCCATTTGTTTTCCAAATTCAGAATTTGGGAATGTAACTTTATTTATTTTAGTTTCAAATGTTGTATGTCTACAATGGTCAGACCAATAAGTATCTAAAACTTTGATTTCAGTTTCAGTAGGATTTCTTCCTATTTCTTTGTAGTGATCTTGAACAAACTTCAAATCTTCAAAAGACATAGAAAGTCCTAAATCAACTTTCATTTTTTCTATTTCACTATCATTTAAAGAAGTAAAATCATTATAAGTAATAACTTCTGAATTAAATAAAATTTCTTCTTTCTTCAATACAGATAAATTTTTTTCTCTCATTTCAATAGGATTTATATAGAATTTCTTTATTTTATTTAATTCTTCATCACTAAGTTCATCATTTAATATAATAATTTTTGAAGTCAATATATCTGCATTTTGTTTTTCACTTGACACTATATCAATACATTGCAAAGCTGAATCTGCTCTTTGATCAAATTGCCCTGGTAAAAATTCAACAGCAAAATATTTTTTACCTTTTAAATCTAACTCTGTTGTGATAGTATCAGTAACAGGTTCTGATAGTATCATCTTTTTAATCTTTTCAATATCTTCTTTGTTATCATTAAGATTAAAAATATCATAACAGTTTATTAATCTTAAATTTTTGACATTTACCCCCAATTCTTCTCTAAACTGTTTTTCTAATCTTTTTGCATCTAAATCAAAACCTTTTTTCTTTTCAACAAAAAATCTTAAATCTGACATTCTTTCCTCCATAATAGTTTATAAATAGTTAAAAAATAAAAAAATCTGAGTAAAACACTCAGATTACAGATTACAACTCACACTTATAACTGTTCGCAACTATCCCACAGAAAACAGCAAGCTTAAATATTATTTTATTTATGTTTTTTATAATTATTAATTTCACTGTTTCCTCCATTTTTTAAAAGCACACAAAAAATAAATCCCTATATATCAAAAGAAATACAGTAAAACATTTTTCGTAGCTGGTTAATTTACGGTCAACCGTAGGGACACCTCTCCATATTTTAGGCTTATACGAATTTTTATTTTAATTATCTACGGATATAATACACTATTTATTAACTTTTGTAAATAGCTAAACAAATAAAATTATTGAAATAGAAATTTAAGTGAAAAAATGCTATAATTATTGAGATTATTTTATTTAAAAAAAGTGAGGTAAGAAAAATGGTTAAAAAGAAGTATATTGCTCCTAATCTTATTACAGCAGGAAATATGTTTTTAGGTTATTTAAGTATAACTGAATCAATAAAGGGAAATTATAAAATGGCAATATTATTTATTTTACTTGCCATGGTTTGTGATGGCTTAGATGGAAAAACAGCAAGAAAACTAGATGCATTTAGTGAATTTGGAAAAGAATTTGATTCTTTTTGTGATGCAGTTTCATTTGGATTAGCTCCATCAATGTTAATTTATTCAATATTATCAAAAAATGTTCCAGGAAGTCCATTTGTAGTTCCTGTTTCATTTTTATATGCTCTTTGTGGAGTAATGAGATTGGTTAAATTTAACATTATAAATGTTGCTTCAAGTGAAAAAGGTGATTTTAGTGGAATGCCTATTCCTAATGCTGCAGCAATGGTAGTATCTTATCTAATGATATGTAATGTTTTAGATGAAAAATTTGGTTTACAGTTTTTTGATATAAAAATCTTTATTGCAATATCTGTTATATCAGCAAGTTTAATGGTTAGTACAATACCATTTCATACTCCTGATAAAACTTTCTCATTTATTCCTAAAAAATTAGCTTTAGCTCTTATTTTAGGTCTTTTAGCTTCTATGTACTGGACACTAGACTATAGTGTATTTATTATTTCTTACACTTATGTCTTGTTAAATATCTTAACATATTTTTATAAAAGATTTGGAAGTGAAGATGAAAAGTTAGAAAATGAAGATGAAGTTATAGAAGAGTTTGAAGAGATAGAAGAAAATGAAGAAAAAGGTGAGTAAGAGTGTTTAGTCAAAATGACAATATAAATATCTTAGTTATTAGGTTTAAAAGAATAGGAGATGCTATTTTAAGTTTGCCTCTATGTCATTCATTAAAATTAACTTTCCCTAATTCAAAAGTTGATTTTGTACTATATGAAGAAGCTCGTCCACTTTTTGAAGGACACCCTTATATAGATAATGTCATTACTATAAATAAGAAAGAACAAAAGAATCCTTTCAAATATTTTAAAAAAGTATTTAATGTTACTAGAAAAAAATATGATATTATTATTGATATTATGTCTACTCCTAAAAGTGAACTATTTTGTATGTTTTCAAGAAAATCTCCTTTTAGAATAGGTAGGTATAAGAAAAAAAGAGGTTTTTTCTATAACTATAAAATGAAAGAAAAGGAATCTTTAAATAAGGTAGACAAATTTTTAAATCAGCTTCTTCCTCCATTTGAAGAAGCAGGGTTTGATGTAAAAAAAGACTATGATTTTAAATTTTTTGTAGAAGAAAAAGAAAAAGAGAAATACAGACGAAAAATGCTAGAAGTAGGAGTTGATTTTTCTAAACCTGTTATTGCTTTTTCAATTTATTCAAGAGTTGCTGATAAAATTTATCCTATTGATAAAATGAAAGAAGTTGTAAAATATTTAATTGATAAGTATGATGCTCAAATAATATTTTTCTATTCTGCAGACCAAAAAGATGAGATACAAAAAATTCATAGAGAAATAGGGAATACTAAAAATATTTTTTCTTCAATTGAAACTCCTACAATAAAGGATTTAGTACCATTTTTAGAAAATTGTGACTACTACATAGGGAATGAGGGAGGAGCAAGACATTTAGCACAAGGTGTTGGAATTCCAACATTTGCTGTTTTTAATCCAAGTGCTGAACTAAAAGAATGGCTTCCCTTCCCAAGTGAAAAAAATATGGGAATATCGCCTATTGATATGGTAGAAAAAAAATCTATTCTGATTGAGGAATTTTATAAGATGAGCCCGGAAGAACAATTCTCTTTAATAGATATTGAAACAATTAAAGAAATGTCTGATATGTTAATTGAAAAAAATAAAAGGAAGTAAAAATGAATACCAGAATTATATCTTATGTTATATCAAATCTATTTAAGCTAATGATGGCTTTATTTCTTTTTCCACTTGCAGTAAGTGTTTATTACAGAGAAGGATTAAAACTTTCAATGGCTTATATTATACCCATAATTATTTTATGTGTATTAAGTTATTTTTTGTCAGGTAAAAGTCCTGAAAATCAATCTTTCTTTTCAAAGGAAGGATTAGTTATTGTTGCATTATCTTGGTTACTTATATCATTTTTTGGTGCTTTACCTTTTGTAATAAGTGGAGAAATTCCAAATATGATAGATGCTTTTTTTGAAAGTGTCAGTGGTTTTACTACAACAGGTGCTAGTATACTACCAGAAGTTGAAAGTTTAAGTAAATCAATATTATTTTGGAGAAGTTTCACCCATGTTGTTGGTGGTATGGGAGTTCTCGTTTTAGTTTTAGCAATACTTCCAAAAGGAAATAATCAGGCATTACATATAATGAGGGCTGAAGTTCCTGGTCCAACAGTTGGTAAACTTGTTGCTAAAATGAGTTATAATTCAAGAATTTTATATATAATTTATCTTGTTATGACTCTTATAATGATACTTTTATTATTAGCTGGAGGAATGTCATTTTTTGATGCTTGCATTCATGCATTTGGTACAGCTGGTACTGGTGGTTTTAGTTCTAAAAATACAAGTATAGGTTTTTACAATAGTGCTTATATAGATTATGTGACTTCTATTGGAATGTTAATTTTTGGACTCAACTTTAACTTATTTTATCTTTTAATTTTAGGTAATATAAAACAAGTATTTAAAAGTGAGGAAGCAAAGTACTATTTAGGAATCGTTTTTGGAGCAACAGTACTTATCTGTGTAAACATTTATCCTATCTATTCTTCAATCTCAAGAATGATAAGAGATGTATTCTTTACAGTATCCTCTATTATTACAACTACTGGTTATTCAACAGTAGATTTTGATAAATGGCCTGCTTTTTCTAAAACTATTATTTTATTTTTAATGTTTTGCGGTGGTTGTGCAGGTTCAACAGCAGGTGGATTTAAAATTTCCAGAGTAATTATCTTAATTAAAAAGGTAGTAAAAGAATTTAAAAAAGTTGGACATCCTAATAAAGTTTTAAACATACAACTTGAAGGAAAAACATTAGATAAAGATATGCTTGAAGGTGTTGATAGTTATTTCATACTTTATTCTGTTACACTTTTTATACTATTATTAATTACATCTTTGGAATCAAATAATTTTACAACAGCAGTAGGTTCTGTATTTGGTACATTTAATAATATAGGACCTGGACTAGATGCAACTGGTCCTACTTCAAATTTTGGATTATTTTCTCCATTTTTGAAATTTATTTTATCTTTGGGAATGTTACTAGGACGTTTGGAAATAATTCCACTTTTAATTCTAGTTTCACCTAGAATTTATAGAAAAAGAGATTAAAAAATTATTAAATTTGAGTTAGGAGTAATAAAATGGAAAACTATGGAAAAGCAAAGAAAATAGTAGGAATGAAATTAATAGGAAAAATTTTAATACTATCTTGTTTTTTATTGTTTACTTTCTTTTTGTTTTCAGTAACAAAATTTTTTATTAAGGATTTTGAAAGAGGTTATTCAGCTACTGGTGGAAAATATTTAATGTTGGTAATTATAGCTGAGATAGTTTTAATATTTTGTGCTTTTATATTACCTTATTTATTAATGAAACTATATCCTAATATTTATTATTATGATGATGGTTTTCAAGTTGGTAAAAAAAATGGAAAAATTTTTTATGAGAAATTAGATTATTTCTTTATACCAGCATACAATAGAGTAAATTCATTTATGGCTATAAGATATACTGATAATGAGGGGAATTGGAAAACTATTCCAGCTGTAAATTATGCTAGTAACTCTTTTGAGTTATTTCAACAAGATTTTGTCAATGTTAATTTCCCAAAAGCTATGAGAAGCCTTGAAAATAATGAAGTAATAGAATTTTTATTTAATGATCCTAAAAAAAGATTAATGGCTTGGGGTTCAAAAAAATATATGCAAAAGAAATTAGAACAGGCTTTAAAAATAAAAGTTACAAGAGAAAGTATAACCTTTGATGACGAAACTTATGAATGGGATAAATATAAAATATTTATAAGTTTAGGTTCAATAGTAGTTCAAGAAAAAGATGGAACTCCTATTTTAATCCTAGGTGGAAATGCTCTAATACACAGAATTAATTTATTAGAAGCTATCATTAACACTTTTGGGAAAAATTAAAAAGGAGATGGATAAAATTGGATGCACCAAAATATATGACTTTGGAAAAAAGAGATAACCATAAATTATTAACATTTTTAGGAGTTTTTATTGCTTTTATAATTGTAACATTTTTCCTTTATATACTAGCTCAAAAAAATGAAAGTACTATATATGCTCCCATAATAGCACTTGCTCTTCCACTACTTGCAGCAATTGGAACAAATTATTTTGCTAAAAGTTCTGATGAAAATAAAATAGATAAACAAGATAGTTGGAATAACAGTGAAGAAGATTTAACTAAAACAAAGAAAAGTAGATTTAGTAAGTTTGGACCAACAGGAACTGATTTAACTTATTTTGGATTTATCTTATCATTAATTTCTACTTATTTATCTATCTATTTATCTGAGGTATTAAATTTAACTAAAATCTTAAAAAAGGATTATCCTAATGATAGTTTTTCAAGTATTTTTATGGATGTTGCTACTAATATCTTTAAAGCAGAATGGGCTAGAAAATATTTACTTCAATATTGGCTTTGGGTTACAATTTTTATAATAGTTTTAATAGGAACAACTATCTGGGGTACAAAGAAAATTGAAAAATTAAGAAAAGAAGAACAAGAGCAAAACAAAAGAAATAAAGAGAATAAAAGTAAATTTAACTAAAAAAAGGAGCTAAAAGCTCCTTTTTAATATTTTTTCCAACTTGCATATTTTGCTTTTTTATTTTTTCTAAATGGTAAGTACATAAAGAAAGAAATTGCTATATCTATTCCCGCAAGTGAAAATATATAATATGGCCAAGGCCCCATAAAATCCATTAAACTTTTTGTAACTGGTGGATGGTTAACATATAAATAATTTGTTCCTAATTTATTATTTACAAAATACATTACAAAAGCTAATGTTACTAACAATAAAAATGAACAAAGAAACCCAGCTCTTGTTGGTCTAAATCTAAAATGTACAAAGGCATAAGCTGTACTAAATAAAATAAAGAAATGAGTTATAAAAAAACTTTGAGAAGCAAAATTACTCATACCATCTCTTATTTCAGGCATAATTATTGCAAAGAATGCTCCTATTGACCAAAAATAAACAGGTTGAAAAATTACTTCACTATGAAAAAACATCATAAAAATAGAAAGTATTATTACTATTGGGCATAGATGTAATGGTAAGAGTTGTGCTACTGTTTCCCCATAATAATAATGTCTAAATAAAATTTCTGCTATTTTTATTCCTAAAACAGCAATAGCAATAATTTTTGCAAAAGCTGTCTTTTTTTCTGTGAAAAATCCTAAAAAAACTAATAATATATAGGATGCAAAACCAATTCCCATAGTTATTAAATGTTCATTACTAAATAATACAAACTTATCCTCCAATTTCTAAACCTCCTATTTATGAAAACCTAAATCTGCAGGATTTATATCCCCAGAGATATGTTTGACTACCCCTTTATTTTTTTCAAACTCCTTTCTTAATAATATAAGTTTATTTATATAGTTTATAGTATCTGATTCTAAATTACTTTCATGAAATCTCCCCAAAGACCAGTAATCAATAACCAAACGACTATCACCTGAAATAACATTTTGTTTTAATATCTTAGCACAATTTAATGCAAAATAAAAGCCTATAAGCTCTCCAAAATTATTTGTTTTACCTGCTTCAACTTGAATATTACCAAATTCATTTTTTATCCAAGTTGTATCTTTTAACAACTTTTTTAATGCACTAGGTGATATTTTATCCAAAATATTTTCTTTATTCTCATTAGTAATTCTAACTTCTACACCAATACCTCTGCCAGTACCTGCATCAAAATATATACCTTTTTCCAAAGTTGCATTTATGGGAGCATTTAATCCTATATTTCTTTCATAACTTGCACCACTATCTAACCATTCTTGTGCAACTGATTTATCAATAAATGATTTGTATCTTGCTTTTGTTCCATGAACTATTTTTTCACATTCTCCCCAATTATCTACAATTCCATTATTTTTTTCATCAAAAAAATATGCATAATATTTTTGTTTAGCCATTTTCTCCCTCCTGTACTTTTCTTATGTAATTTATAATAGCATATATTATAATAACATATTTCTTATTTTTTTTAAACCATTCTTGATTTTTATTTATTTTTATAATAAGCAATAACATAGAATAATTCAAATTTTTTTATTTTTTGAAATATATAATAATAAATAAAAAATATAAAAGTATAAATTATATATATTTTCATTAAAGATAAAAAAGTTGTATAGTAGACAAAATGTATTATTTTTTAAAAGAAGGAGATGATAGTATGAAAAAAATTTTTTATTTATTAATTGTATTTTCTTTATTTTTAGTTGCCTGTGGAGAAAAAAAATCTGATACAACAACTGAAAATAAAATTGTTACTGTTGCACAAGGTGCAAAACCAAAATCGTTAGATCCACATATGTATAACTCAATTCCTGATTTAATGGTTTCAAGACAATTTTACAATACTCTTTTTAATAGAGAAAAAGATGGAACTATTGTACCAGAACTTGCTGAAACTTATGAATACAAAAATGATAAAGAATTAGATATTGTTCTTAAAAAAGGAGTAAAATTCCATGACGGTTCTGAACTTACTGCTGATGATGTAGTTTTTAGCTTTCAAGTGATGAAAGATAAACCAGGTGCTTCTATAATGATTGAAGAAATAGATAAAGTTGAAAAAGTAAATGATTATGAAGTAAAAATACTATTAAAAAATTCATCATCTCCTTTACTATTTAACTTAGCACATCCACTAACTTCAATAGTTAGTAAAAAGTATGTAGAAGCTGGTAATGACTTAAATATTGCTCCAATGGGAACAGGTGCATTTAAGTTAGTAGCATACAATGATGGAGAAAAAATTGAAATGGAAGCATTTCAAGATTATTTTGAAGGTGCTCCTAAAATTCAAAAATTAATTATAAGATCTATACCAGAAGATACAAGTAGACTAGCAGCATTAGAAACTGGTGAAATTGATATAGCAACTGGTTTAGCTCCAATAAATGCTCAAACTGTTGAAGCAAATGATAAATTAGAATTAATTTCTGAACCAACTACTGCTACTGAATACATTTGTTTAAATGTTGAAAAAACTCCATTTACAAATAAAGAATTTAGACAAGCTCTTAACTATGCTATTGATAAAAAAAGTATTGTTGATTCTATTTTCTCAGGAAAAGGGAAAGTTGCAAAATCAATAGTAAATCCAAATGTTTTTGGTTATTATGATGGACTTGAAGAATATCCTTTTAATCCAGAAAAAGCAAAAGAACTAATTGAAAAATCAGGTGTAAAAGACAAATCATTTTCTCTTTATGTAAATGATAGTCCAGTGAGATTACAAGTCGCACAAATAATTCAAGCTAACTTAAAAGATGCTGGAATTGATATGAAGATTGAAACCCTTGAATGGGGAACATATTTACAAAAAACAGGAGAAGGAGACTTTACTGCTTATTTAGGAGGTTGGATATCTGGAACTTCTGATGCTGATATAGTTCTATATCCTCTATTAGATAGTAAATCAATAGGTTTCCCTGGAAATAGAGCTCGTTATTCTAACCCAGAATTTGATAAAGAAGTTGAAATGGCAAGAGTTGTTTTAACTCCTGAAGAAAGAAAAGAACACTATAAAAATGCTCAAATAATAGCTCGTGAAGATTCTCCACTTATTGTTTTATTTAATAAAAATGAAAATATTGGAATTAATAAAAGAATTATAGGTTTTGACTATGATCCAACTACTATGCACAAATTTAAAAATTTAGATGTAAAATAAAGGAATGATATTAATGAATATAGATTTAAAATATATACTTAATAAAACTGTTGAGCTTTTAAATATACCAAGTCCTGTTGGTTACACTCATAATGCTATTGAATATGTAAAAAATGAATTAAAAAAACTAGGTATAAAAAATTACAATATTACAAAAAAAGGTGCATTAATTGCATATATTAAAGGTCAAGATTCTAACTACAAGAAAATGATTTCTGCCCATGTTGATACTTTAGGAGCTGTTGTAAAGAAAATCAAAAAAAATGGTAGATTAGAAGTTACAAATGTTGGTGGTTTTGCTTGGGGTTCAGTAGAAGGAGAAAATGTAACTATTCATACTATCTCTGGAAAAACATATTCTGGAACTTTACTTCCTATTAAAGCTTCTGTTCATGTTTATGGTGATGTGGCAAGAGAAATGCCAAGAACAGAAGAAACAATGGAAATAAGAATAGATGAAGATGTTAAGACTGATGAAGATATTTTAAAATTAGGTATTTTACAAGGTGATTTTGTCTCTTTTGAAACTCGTACAAGAATTTTAGATAATGGTTATATAAAATCAAGATACTTAGATGATAAATTATGTGTTGCTCAAATTTTATCTTATATAAAATACTTAAAAGATAATAAGCTAAAACCAAAAACTGACTTATATGTATATTTTTCTAATTATGAAGAAATTGGACATGGTGTATCAGTTTTTCCTGAAGATTTAGATGAATTTATCGCAGTTGATATTGGACTTGTTGCAGGTGAAGATGCACATGGAGATGAGAAAAAGGTACAAATTATTGCTAAGGATAGCAGAAGTACATATGATTTCACTCTTAGAAAAAAACTTCAAGAAACTGCTAATAAAAATAATATAAAGTATACTGTTGGTGTATATAATAGATATGGTTCAGATGCAACAACTGCAATCTTACAAGGATTTGATTTCAAATATGCTTGTATAGGTCCAAATGTAGATGCAACTCATCACTATGAAAGATGTCATAATGATGGAATTGTTGAAACAGTAAAATTATTAATAGCTTACTTATAAGTTTCAAGAATAGAAAACACTTAGAAAAATTTCTAGGTGTTTTTTATTTTAAAATAAAAATGATATTTAAATTTTTAAAATTTTATGCCTTTCTAATATGGAATATTTTTTTAATTTATGCTATCATATATCTTAACGATACAATTTTTTAAGTGCAAGGAAAGGAAGGAGATACATGTTAAAAGAAAAAAATTCAGCTGGAGGGGGAAAATTTAGCTTTTTCAATTTTTTAAAAGAAAAAGAAAATAATCAAGCTGAACCAATCAATGTTAAGGAGTTTATTGCATATTTAAAAAATAAAATTATCAATGAAAAATATGAAATAACTCGTGAAGAGGCAATATTTTTATCACAGATTCCTAACAATGATATGGAAACTTTGAATATACTCTTTGATGCAGCAGACCAAATTAGAGAAGCATTCTGTGGGAAATATTTTGATTTATGTACCATTATTAATGCAAAATCTGGTAAATGCTCTGAGAACTGTAAATACTGTGCACAGTCAATTCATTTCAAAACAGGAGCAGATGTATATGGACTTGTTTCTAAAGAATTAGCACTTTATGAAGCTAAAAGAAACGAAAATGAAGGTGCTCATAGATTCTCACTTGTTACAAGTGGTAGAGGACTTAATGGAAATGAAAAAGAATTGGATAAATTAGTTGAGATTTATAAATACATAGGAGAACATACTGGAAAACTAGAACTTTGTGCTTCTCATGGAATATGTACAAAAGAAGCCTTACAAAAATTAGCTGATGCAGGTGTTTTAACTTATCATCATAACTTAGAATCTTCAAGAAGATTCTATCCTAATGTTTGTACTTCTCACACTTATGATGATAGAATTAATACTATTAAAAATGCAAAAGCAGTTGGACTAGATGTTTGTAGTGGAGGAATATTTGGACTAGGAGAAACTATTGAAGATAGAATAGACATGGCATTAGATTTAAGAGCACTAGAAATATGTTCAGTACCTATAAATGTTTTAACTCCAATCCCAGGAACTCCATTTGAAAATAATGTAGCTGTAGAGCCATTAGAAATTTTAAAAACTATATCTATTTATCGTTTTATAATGCCTGAAACTTATTTAAGATATGGTGGTGGAAGAATAAAATTAGGAGAACATGTAAAAACTGGTTTAAGATGTGGAATAAACTCTGCACTTACTGGAAACTTTTTAACAACTACAGGAACAACAATAGAAACTGATAAAAAAATGATAGAGGAGCTAGGTTATGAAATTTAAAGATTTCTTTGTTATAGGTACAGACACTGATGTTGGAAAAACTTATGTTAGTACTCTATTATACAAAGCTTTAAAAAAACATAATTTTCAATATTATAAACCCATACAAAGTGGTTGCTTTTTAAAAGATGGAAATTTAATAGCACCTGATGTAAATTTTTTAACAAAATTTTTAAATATTGATTATGATGACTCTATGGTAACTTATACTTTAAAAGAAGAAGTTTCTCCACATTTAGCTTCTGAAATGGAAGGAACAACAATAGAAATAGAAAATATCCAGAAACATTTTGAAGATTTAAAGAAAAAATATTCTAATATTTTAGTTGAAGGTGCAGGTGGACTTTATGTTCCTTTAATTAGAGATAAATTCTATATCTATGACTTAATAAAATTATTTAATCTTCCTGTTGTTTTAGTCTGTGGAACAAGAGTAGGAGCAATAAATCATACTTTGCTTACTTTAAATGCTCTTAATACTATGGGAATTAAATTACATGGTTTAGTATTTAATAACTATAAAGGACAATTTTTTGAAGATGATAATATAAAAGTAATTTTAGAACTATCAAAAATTGAAAACTATTTAATTATTAAAAATGAACAAAAAAAAATTTCTAATGAAGAAATAGAAAAATTTTTTAATTAAAATATAAAAGCTATTACAAAGATTGGAATGTACAAAAATAGTTCGTTACTAGCCAGATTTCTTAATGAATAAAAATTAAGAATTCGCTGCAAATTCAGCCAACTTGCTGACAAGTCAGCTTCAAACATGCTGAGATTTGCTCGGCTCATTCTATTTAATTTTTATTCTAAAATCTGGAATGTAACTCACTTATTTTTATTAACGTCCATAATTTAATTTGTAATAGCTTTTT from Fusobacterium hwasookii encodes the following:
- a CDS encoding YwaF family protein, encoding MEDKFVLFSNEHLITMGIGFASYILLVFLGFFTEKKTAFAKIIAIAVLGIKIAEILFRHYYYGETVAQLLPLHLCPIVIILSIFMMFFHSEVIFQPVYFWSIGAFFAIIMPEIRDGMSNFASQSFFITHFFILFSTAYAFVHFRFRPTRAGFLCSFLLLVTLAFVMYFVNNKLGTNYLYVNHPPVTKSLMDFMGPWPYYIFSLAGIDIAISFFMYLPFRKNKKAKYASWKKY
- a CDS encoding RNase H1/viroplasmin domain-containing protein, producing the protein MAKQKYYAYFFDEKNNGIVDNWGECEKIVHGTKARYKSFIDKSVAQEWLDSGASYERNIGLNAPINATLEKGIYFDAGTGRGIGVEVRITNENKENILDKISPSALKKLLKDTTWIKNEFGNIQVEAGKTNNFGELIGFYFALNCAKILKQNVISGDSRLVIDYWSLGRFHESNLESDTINYINKLILLRKEFEKNKGVVKHISGDINPADLGFHK
- the pssA gene encoding CDP-diacylglycerol--serine O-phosphatidyltransferase is translated as MVKKKYIAPNLITAGNMFLGYLSITESIKGNYKMAILFILLAMVCDGLDGKTARKLDAFSEFGKEFDSFCDAVSFGLAPSMLIYSILSKNVPGSPFVVPVSFLYALCGVMRLVKFNIINVASSEKGDFSGMPIPNAAAMVVSYLMICNVLDEKFGLQFFDIKIFIAISVISASLMVSTIPFHTPDKTFSFIPKKLALALILGLLASMYWTLDYSVFIISYTYVLLNILTYFYKRFGSEDEKLENEDEVIEEFEEIEENEEKGE
- a CDS encoding M42 family metallopeptidase — protein: MNIDLKYILNKTVELLNIPSPVGYTHNAIEYVKNELKKLGIKNYNITKKGALIAYIKGQDSNYKKMISAHVDTLGAVVKKIKKNGRLEVTNVGGFAWGSVEGENVTIHTISGKTYSGTLLPIKASVHVYGDVAREMPRTEETMEIRIDEDVKTDEDILKLGILQGDFVSFETRTRILDNGYIKSRYLDDKLCVAQILSYIKYLKDNKLKPKTDLYVYFSNYEEIGHGVSVFPEDLDEFIAVDIGLVAGEDAHGDEKKVQIIAKDSRSTYDFTLRKKLQETANKNNIKYTVGVYNRYGSDATTAILQGFDFKYACIGPNVDATHHYERCHNDGIVETVKLLIAYL
- a CDS encoding TrkH family potassium uptake protein, whose protein sequence is MNTRIISYVISNLFKLMMALFLFPLAVSVYYREGLKLSMAYIIPIIILCVLSYFLSGKSPENQSFFSKEGLVIVALSWLLISFFGALPFVISGEIPNMIDAFFESVSGFTTTGASILPEVESLSKSILFWRSFTHVVGGMGVLVLVLAILPKGNNQALHIMRAEVPGPTVGKLVAKMSYNSRILYIIYLVMTLIMILLLLAGGMSFFDACIHAFGTAGTGGFSSKNTSIGFYNSAYIDYVTSIGMLIFGLNFNLFYLLILGNIKQVFKSEEAKYYLGIVFGATVLICVNIYPIYSSISRMIRDVFFTVSSIITTTGYSTVDFDKWPAFSKTIILFLMFCGGCAGSTAGGFKISRVIILIKKVVKEFKKVGHPNKVLNIQLEGKTLDKDMLEGVDSYFILYSVTLFILLLITSLESNNFTTAVGSVFGTFNNIGPGLDATGPTSNFGLFSPFLKFILSLGMLLGRLEIIPLLILVSPRIYRKRD
- a CDS encoding glycosyltransferase family 9 protein, giving the protein MFSQNDNINILVIRFKRIGDAILSLPLCHSLKLTFPNSKVDFVLYEEARPLFEGHPYIDNVITINKKEQKNPFKYFKKVFNVTRKKYDIIIDIMSTPKSELFCMFSRKSPFRIGRYKKKRGFFYNYKMKEKESLNKVDKFLNQLLPPFEEAGFDVKKDYDFKFFVEEKEKEKYRRKMLEVGVDFSKPVIAFSIYSRVADKIYPIDKMKEVVKYLIDKYDAQIIFFYSADQKDEIQKIHREIGNTKNIFSSIETPTIKDLVPFLENCDYYIGNEGGARHLAQGVGIPTFAVFNPSAELKEWLPFPSEKNMGISPIDMVEKKSILIEEFYKMSPEEQFSLIDIETIKEMSDMLIEKNKRK
- the bioB gene encoding biotin synthase BioB, coding for MLKEKNSAGGGKFSFFNFLKEKENNQAEPINVKEFIAYLKNKIINEKYEITREEAIFLSQIPNNDMETLNILFDAADQIREAFCGKYFDLCTIINAKSGKCSENCKYCAQSIHFKTGADVYGLVSKELALYEAKRNENEGAHRFSLVTSGRGLNGNEKELDKLVEIYKYIGEHTGKLELCASHGICTKEALQKLADAGVLTYHHNLESSRRFYPNVCTSHTYDDRINTIKNAKAVGLDVCSGGIFGLGETIEDRIDMALDLRALEICSVPINVLTPIPGTPFENNVAVEPLEILKTISIYRFIMPETYLRYGGGRIKLGEHVKTGLRCGINSALTGNFLTTTGTTIETDKKMIEELGYEI
- a CDS encoding ABC transporter substrate-binding protein, coding for MKKIFYLLIVFSLFLVACGEKKSDTTTENKIVTVAQGAKPKSLDPHMYNSIPDLMVSRQFYNTLFNREKDGTIVPELAETYEYKNDKELDIVLKKGVKFHDGSELTADDVVFSFQVMKDKPGASIMIEEIDKVEKVNDYEVKILLKNSSSPLLFNLAHPLTSIVSKKYVEAGNDLNIAPMGTGAFKLVAYNDGEKIEMEAFQDYFEGAPKIQKLIIRSIPEDTSRLAALETGEIDIATGLAPINAQTVEANDKLELISEPTTATEYICLNVEKTPFTNKEFRQALNYAIDKKSIVDSIFSGKGKVAKSIVNPNVFGYYDGLEEYPFNPEKAKELIEKSGVKDKSFSLYVNDSPVRLQVAQIIQANLKDAGIDMKIETLEWGTYLQKTGEGDFTAYLGGWISGTSDADIVLYPLLDSKSIGFPGNRARYSNPEFDKEVEMARVVLTPEERKEHYKNAQIIAREDSPLIVLFNKNENIGINKRIIGFDYDPTTMHKFKNLDVK